In a genomic window of bacterium:
- a CDS encoding ferredoxin-thioredoxin reductase catalytic domain-containing protein: MKEIKPANVDTLYSRLKQEAEQAGYRLNPDVEFTKDLVKGLLINEQRYGYWSCPCRLSYGNREEDIDIICPCDYRDSDLDEFGACYCGLYVSTAIGRGEKPLTSIPERRPPRGQQKKTVVTTQPTISQSSIPPGKSLPYPVWRCKVCGYLCARDQPPEICPICKVKKDRFERFM; encoded by the coding sequence ATGAAAGAGATCAAGCCTGCCAATGTTGACACACTGTACTCGAGACTGAAACAGGAAGCCGAGCAGGCAGGTTACCGTCTTAATCCCGATGTCGAATTCACCAAGGATTTGGTCAAGGGATTACTGATCAACGAACAACGATACGGGTACTGGTCATGCCCATGCCGTTTGTCCTATGGCAACCGGGAGGAGGACATAGATATAATCTGTCCCTGTGACTATCGCGATTCTGACCTGGACGAGTTCGGAGCATGCTATTGCGGGTTATATGTGTCTACGGCGATCGGTCGTGGCGAAAAACCGTTGACATCAATACCCGAACGACGGCCACCCCGCGGTCAGCAAAAAAAAACGGTGGTCACGACCCAACCGACTATCTCCCAATCAAGTATCCCGCCCGGTAAGTCATTACCCTATCCAGTCTGGCGATGCAAGGTCTGTGGCTACCTGTGCGCCCGGGACCAGCCGCCCGAAATCTGCCCTATTTGTAAGGTTAAAAAAGACCGATTTGAAAGATTCATGTAG
- a CDS encoding glutaredoxin family protein, whose product MEIKHIAGKNKGPILIYALSTCIWCRKTKKFLEQLGVGYDYVDVDLLDKNEKDNIMKEVEKWNPACSFPTVVINKKTCIVGYNEAKIRAELGE is encoded by the coding sequence ATGGAGATAAAACACATAGCGGGTAAAAACAAAGGGCCGATTCTTATCTATGCCCTGAGCACGTGCATCTGGTGTAGAAAGACCAAGAAATTTCTGGAACAACTGGGGGTCGGATATGATTACGTGGATGTCGACCTGCTTGATAAAAACGAGAAAGACAATATCATGAAAGAGGTCGAAAAATGGAACCCGGCGTGTTCTTTTCCCACCGTGGTCATTAATAAAAAGACTTGTATCGTCGGTTACAACGAAGCCAAAATACGCGCGGAGCTGGGGGAATGA